The following are from one region of the Streptomyces changanensis genome:
- a CDS encoding TerC family protein, with translation MDVSFNLWVVTVLGLIALIAVDFLIGRKPHDVSIKEAGIWTVVWIVLAVLFGLGLLFFGDSRSAGEFFAGYITEKSLSVDNLFVFVLIMAKFSVPSHLQQRVLLIGVLIALVLRAIFIAAGAAIIASFSWVFYIFGAFLIYTAWKLIKEASSDEPDEEYEENRLLKSIEQRFGVADRYHDTKLFLRVNGKRVLTPLMVVMLAIGTTDVLFALDSIPAIFGLTQDPYIVFTANAFALMGLRQLYFLIGGLLRKLVHLSYGLSVILGFIGVKLILHALHESGVHVPEISIPVSLAVICGVLVITTITSLVASRRKAAAEEEKSVKVR, from the coding sequence GTGGACGTTTCGTTCAACTTGTGGGTGGTGACCGTTCTCGGTCTCATCGCCCTGATCGCGGTCGACTTCCTCATCGGGCGCAAGCCCCATGACGTGTCGATCAAGGAAGCCGGAATCTGGACGGTCGTCTGGATCGTCCTGGCCGTCCTGTTCGGCCTCGGCCTGCTGTTCTTCGGGGACAGCCGCTCGGCCGGCGAGTTCTTCGCCGGTTACATCACCGAGAAGTCGCTCAGCGTCGACAACCTCTTCGTCTTCGTCCTCATCATGGCGAAGTTCTCGGTGCCGTCCCACCTCCAGCAGCGGGTGCTGCTGATCGGCGTGCTCATCGCCCTCGTCCTGCGCGCGATCTTCATCGCCGCGGGCGCCGCGATCATCGCCAGCTTCTCGTGGGTCTTCTACATCTTCGGCGCCTTCCTGATCTACACCGCCTGGAAGCTGATCAAGGAAGCCTCCTCGGACGAGCCCGACGAGGAGTACGAGGAGAACCGCCTGCTGAAGTCGATCGAGCAGCGCTTCGGCGTCGCCGACCGGTACCACGACACCAAGCTCTTCCTCCGGGTCAACGGCAAGCGGGTCCTGACGCCGCTGATGGTGGTCATGCTCGCCATCGGCACCACGGACGTGCTGTTCGCGCTGGACTCCATCCCCGCGATCTTCGGCCTGACGCAGGACCCGTACATCGTCTTCACGGCCAACGCCTTCGCCCTCATGGGCCTGCGGCAGCTGTACTTCCTCATCGGCGGTCTGCTGCGGAAGCTGGTCCACCTCAGCTACGGCCTGTCCGTGATCCTCGGCTTCATCGGCGTGAAGCTCATCCTCCACGCCCTGCACGAGTCCGGGGTGCACGTCCCGGAGATCTCCATCCCGGTCTCCCTCGCCGTCATCTGCGGCGTGCTGGTCATCACCACCATCACCAGCCTCGTCGCCTCCCGCCGCAAGGCCGCCGCGGAGGAGGAGAAGTCCGTCAAGGTCCGATGA